The genomic region ATGACAAGTGTTTTGGAAGAGCTAATACACAACTGACAACATATTGTAGTAGTTAATTCACTTTTACAGGAGGAGTTTCCTTCCATCAGAATGTATCCGTACCGTAATACACAATAAACCATGAACTGGGTCTGACTAAGTAAACTGCATTACTACCCTTCAATGTAATGTAAAATAGACCAAGTATCATTGATTGCACTTTCACACTTCATGGTGCATTTACAAAACTAATAAACCAGGAGTAGGTATTCTGCAAGATTAAAACTATTAGTTCATTTAAATATACATGTTAAAGGTCAACTTTgggaaaaaacacaaaaatagCGGCTTTAAACTGTATAACTGATCAATGCACCATCATACTAGGTCATTTCATGCTTAAAAACACAATCAAAATGTATGCATAAGATATTTGGCTACAGAAGGGCCATTTCTTACTGATCTCTACAGCTTCTTTCAAAAACAAATCCTGTGAAATGACGTCAACACACTGgaggagttactggctagctaaagTGGCTATCTTAGCTTGGTAGCGGCGTGCATGACCAGAATGACACATCGACGAACCACCAAAGGCACAccccatttctgtttgaaaattgAGAAAGGGGTGGAATTTAACAGTGTTTCGTGCCATAAGTTGACCTTTAAGACTCACTCAGGTCTTGAAACAGTGTGATTTGGTTTAGTAAGACCAGAGGAAAGACAAAGTAATTTCCTGGTAAAGGTAGACTTGAAACAAAACAAGAGAGTATCTCATAACTCAACATGTGTTAATGTCATTCCTGCTTGTTTATGTCATAATTTCTGGATCGTTTTCTTCCGTTGACCAATTAGGCCTCCATCAGCTTTCCTTGGTGAAAACCCAGCCTCTAACACTGCCAGTCTTCTGGTCCCAAGTGTTGTTCTTTGCACATCTAACCTGAAGGTCGGGTATTCATTGACAAGCCACCGAAACCTTTGCAAAGGAGAAGCTTGCCTTGAGCTATTCTGCATTGGAATGAACTTGTCTTTACGACATCCAGATCTGTCCTCTACTGCTCTCTGTGATTGGTTAACTCACTGAAATTTGTTGAATTAATTATAATTAAATATAAATGTACACGCTCTGCTGATAATATGACAATCCTAAGCTTCCTAAAAACAACCTGTTTTTAATTGTTCTGCATACATTTAGTTAAAATCCAACTGTAACTGTCTAGTGAAAAGGTCATTATTCAAAGAATGCATTCAGAAAGTAGTCATTATAGAAAACCCCACACATAAAACTCTTTTAAGTCTAAAAACTCTTCTAATTAGTAGTTATTTGGCAAATATATCTTCATTGATCATCATAGTACTCCTTTCACTTCAGTTACAGATATTGTATATTGACATTAAATACACTAGTTTCTGAATTTCATCCAAATGCATCCACAGATCGTTGAAAGTCCCATCATTCAGCTTTTCAGTAGAAAATTCAGTACAGGACCCAAATTCCTGAAGTCTGATGCATACATTCCATGACCTTCTCTGGGATTTTAGTATGCAACGGCGTTGTGATCATTTTAATTCCTAAACAATAATAAGAGATCTTCACAACAAATAGGAGTATTCCCTGTGAGGTGGATTCATCTTCTAAACCTTTATGAAATATTCAGCATGCTAAACCACCTATTCTTAAGCAGCTAAAACGTTGCATCACTGTCAGATACAACAGCTCATCTCATCATTAGCTATTGGCCTTGCATCTCGAAACTGTCCATAACTTTCAAAGAGTACAGCCACTGTAAAGTCTTACTTTGTAATTTCAtctaatacaaaataaatgtacattTCTAAAATGTCGATTCCAATGTTCTGTTGCTCGCCTTGTGCATGGAGGACAATTCCTCTATCCATGTCAACCTGCAATCCATTCAATACCACATATATTTTCAGAATGTAAACAAAGACATATTGGTGGTTTTCCTGTCCTCAAACAGGAATATTTTGTTTCTCTTTGTGAGTGAAGTCTTATCGATAATGTCTATTATCCAAGGTCATGGTCCCAACAATAGGTTTGATATAGTTTTTGTCCAGTAATCATTTGGAATGCTGCAGTTCATTGTGGCATTTTTGCTCTGTAGGCATTAATAAAGTCCTCCATTATTGGACCAATGTCAATAAACATCATCTAGAAATCTTAAAAACGTGTGGACCATTGATGCTGAAGGTTCATTATTGTGTAAAAAGGTCAATTTAGTTCATGTGGTGCCTCTCTTTTTAAACAATAATCTAGTAGTCATCATCACAGTATAGTCAAAGAGTCTTGGAGGCCAAAGAATTGGAGAACATGTCTTTAGAGAAGACACTCTATCTTACTGCTGAGGTCCCCTCCGAGGGAGTCTCCCAGGTCAAAGAGCTGCTCCAGGTTGACTGTGGAGCTGCACAGGAAGTTGGTAGAtccctgctcctcttcctctggCCAGGGGCTCTGCAGGAACGCTGTGGCCAGGAACGTCTCCTCAAAGTCTGCTCCGCTGCTCCTCTGGGTCTCCGCCATCACGtggctgctctctgctgtccccGCGGGGGCCTCCAGGGGGCAGATGTGGGTCCCCCGCACCATCAGGTCCTCCTCCTGAGGGATGGGGCTCAGTGGACCCCCTACGTCCAGACTCAGCTCCCCGCTCAGCGCAGAATCCAAGAGGGCGTCCCAGTCAAAGTTCCCCTTCAGGGAGCCCAGTTCCCTATGCTCCTCCACAGACAGCAAAGGAGAGCTGGAGCGCCGGGGGACTTTGACCATGGCAGTCCTGGAGCCCAGCTGGTGTTTCCTCTTGTGTCCAGGGCCTCCCTTTCCCATGGGCCAGGCCCCCAGCATGGTGCCTTCGGCCAGACAGGGGTCCCAGTTCTGGTCAGCCCCAGTGGCCTCTTCAAACTCTCTGAGGAGCTGTTGTGCCTCTGGATTGACACATAGCCCACTCTGGCTGCCTGTGGGGTTACAGAGGCCCCTGGGCAGGGGCTGGGGGTTGGCCCTAAGCCTGTTCTGCAGGGCAGGGTTGATCTGGACAGGGGGCATCCGCCTCTTCTTATAGGCCCCGTTGAGGAGGCGCTCTGCGTACTGGGGATCGATCTTCCAGAAGCCCCCCTTCCCTGGCTCGTCCTTCTGCCGCGGAACCTTgatgaaacatttgttcagagACAGGTTGTGCCGGATGGAGTTCTGAAATAGCGCATGAGGGGGACAGGGTTGATATGGCATTACACATTCAGCCCTGCTCCATCAAATAGAAGCTTGTGAATTGTCTTTTAAATGTATTGCAATTTTCACTGCCTTGAAGCAGGAAGTGCAGATGTGTGAAAACCATGAATGCATTGTGTACCCTTGCATTCAGCCTTACCAGGGGCTCAACACTGCCCCCCCCGCTAGTCTAAATAGAGGAGTGACCTGCTGACCTTTGTTAAATATTATCTGCCCCATGCACTGGCTTACAATAACAGAATGCTCAGGAAATGAGTATAACTTCTGGAACTGGGGAGTACGGCTAACGACTAAATTAATCATTTATCCAGCAAATTAAACTTTTTCCAGAAAATTCCTTCCCTTTGATGGGGAATCTGCACTTTTGATGCTATGCTGCCCCTCCCCATACTCCCCCATTGCCTCTCATTGCTCAAGCAGAAAACCTGGGAGCTATTTCTGAAAAAGAATGTAATGGgtttaaaaacacacacactaaaatgtGTGTTGTGGGGGGATGAAGTCTTCTAAAGCAAGATGCCTGCTAGCAAGGCAGTATTTGCTACAATCTTTGTACGTTACGGGAGTATTTGCTGCCATCTTTGTACCATGAGAGCTCTTAATTCCCATAAACCATAGCTACTAATGCTTCTTCAGAGTGTGGCAGATGGCCCTGACCTCTCAATATATATAGACCTTGGGAAAATAAGTGCTCTTACTCGTTCCTGTTAAAGAAAAACTCTGTGCCCAGCTGCAGCTTGGCCCCACTCCAAAACACACAGAGCCCTCTATCTGGCTGCTCGAGACATAGTCAGGTATACAAACGTGACTGAGAGCCTCTCACAGGGCCTAGTCTGAAGCATCCTATTAGAGCAATTTTcacatgtgtgtggtgtgtgttagcaACATTTACCTGCCAGGTGGGGTCAGCATGGCGGAAGTAGCAGAAGTTGTCAGTGATCCACTTGTAGATGCAGGAGAGGGTGATCTTGGTCTTCTTGCTGGCCTGCATGGCCATACAGATGAGTGTGGCGTAGGAGTAAGGTGGTTTGATATGAGGGTTTGTCTTGTAGTCCACCTCATCGGGGCAGTGGCCATGGGCCACCAGGCCAGGGAGGGCTGACAGGGACTGCACCCTACAATAGGCTGCTGCTGTGGGCTTGCCTGGGGTGAGGGGCATCCCTATGGATGCAGGGTCACCAGCCAGAGGGGAAGCGGGGGCCTCGGAGCCCAGCTGCTGATGGCCAAAGAAGTGAGGCTGGTGGTGGGTGGAGAGGGGAGCCTGTTGGGTCCCATTGGCATTGAGGATAGAGAACTCCTGCAGCCACTGCAGGCTGGTCAGGCTGTCATCCAGGTTGACAGAGCCCCCAGTGCTGCTGCAGCCCGCTGAGGCTGAGCTGTCTTCCAGGTCCAGCTCCTCAGAATGAGCAGCGGCAGTCACCACTTCCTCCTCCAGCCCCACCGAGCCCTCGGGCCAGGGGTCTGCACAGCTTAGAGACAGCATGGTCCTCCCTCCACTCAGATGCCTCACTCTTCCCCCTACACCACCAGACAACAGCCTGACAAGGAGAAATATACACCCGACTTGAACAAAGCTGAAAAGGACAATGATAGCCCTATTTGAAAACAGAGCCCTTTGAGGCATGTCAGGGTGTAAATTGAAATAGTTTCTCTCTGTGGTAAAGGCACGTTCTATTCAGTGACTTGTAGGGAAACAAATTGTAGGAACAATAGCTGCATGTAGTTGAGAtctttcaaatgttgatatttgattAGAAACTGTTTAACAAAAGGAGTGCATTGAATGTAATCCCAAAATAACGACTGTCATTAATGAAATTATGTGCGAAAGACCTGCAATGTTTATTCTCACTCATTCCGATGTTGACTGTCTGGAGGTCATAGAACTTTTGTGAAAAGTGATAGGAGCGCAGTCTAGCCTACCTAGCTACTCATAATAGCCTATAGCCATACAACGGGACTCTTCACAAAAAGTCTGAGACTAAGTCCTGTTATAAACTCATATATGTCGAGTGAATTTATGATAAACTAATCAAAACGTGATCAAATAGAGTAGGCTATTGACACTAGACAAATTAACGAATTGTGCCAAATCAGATAACATTTGAGTTGAGCTTAAAATGCAGATTATTTAAGTgtttcaattattattttttaaatatgaaGATGCTTATAGCTAGCTAGTAATTTAACTTTAAAACAAAACCTTACAATAGTTACAATGAACAACTTGTTATTTTTATAACAAGATAGCAATAACAATTTGCTACAATTTAATGATAGCCTACTTCATTCTAATATGTTTTAAGTTTCAAGTGTAACCACCTGTTAAaaactttttttatatatatatgtacaaaaACATGACAAACTTACCTTGATCTGATATAATGCTGAGAAAATACCTTGCAATCCAATTTGCCAACTGAAAAATTATTAATCACACTTTAGCCTTGAGGGTTTGCACCTGttgaaaatgtatgaaaaattCCTCAAGATGTCTTTGGCGCTCTGATGCGCGCTTGTTCAATTCAACGTCTCAAAAGTAGGTCTTTATAATGGTGGCAGCGGCTAAAGGATCTCTCCGGGGGCAGTTTAATACCTGGTGCAGGAGGTTTGTCCGGCAACCATAGAAACGGTACACCCCTTGTAAACAGCTTCCCGTTCTTCTATTGGCTTGGTTGTTGCTATAGTGCTTCATTTTTAATCACTCTCACTCAGGTTTGTTCGTCACGCAAGTAAATCCAGTCTAGTGTCCCAAAAGGGAGTTGGAAGGACTGatagtattatttattttacaaatCAGCTTGATCTTTATCCCATCAGATGAGTTGAAATGGAAAATGGAAATTGACTAAATGTGTTGAATCGAACTGTTTTGACATGCAGCATAAATAGACAATTGCATTTATTATCTAAAAGTTCAAGCAGATCGAGTTGGTATAATAATACAATATATTTATATTCATTTGAGTAGGGTATCTAACCCAATACCTTGCAGACAATGGGGCTTTGCGACAACTTTTGGAAGTGACCTCTGGAAAtaaaaaatcattttttttgtccaaaACAATTGTACATGAATTGTTCATCCTAAACTTTGCAGAGAATGGCAATGAGTAGCAGAGAGTAAAATCTGAGTGGCATTGGCATTGAAGAGAATACATTTTGGAGTGTTTGACCCAGTTCTGAGTGGCAGTtgtcaaaaaaaatatataaacaaaaAAGCAGACATCCAGCTCTGGAGTGGGGACAGAACTCAAGAGATGAGGAAGCCTTTTTATTGCTTTAGAGTTGCTTTTGTCAAGAGTCTCAGGAAACCACTCAGCCACACTAATAGAGCGTCCATGGGGCCAAACCTTTTTGTTTATCTTTTTTTCCTTTTCTGTCTTATTAACAAAAGTACATTCCTTCACAGACACCCTCCTGGATGTCCAAAGGGTACATCCAAGTTCCAAGACCCTATTGTTGTGGCGCTGATTCCTTCAATCATAACCAGTTACTATTGTATAATCCTCCATCATCATAACTTGTTGCCAGCATATGGTAAAAATTACAACAGAAATTAATCAATCACAGATTAGACATTTTACcatacatgtagcctacaccaaGGGTAAAGCTCTCTCGTGTACCTAGCACTCTCTACCAAGTTTGGCGAGGGCAGACAAGGAAAAAACAACAGACCAATCAGCGAGATCACTCCAgtctgacaaagagagagagagtgagaatgagagagtgtgagagagagagagtgagagagtaatGGAGGATAGGAACAGGGCCAGTTCCCTGAGTACTTTCCCCTTAGTACCAGTCGGCCCTTTTTGCCGCTCAACCGCGAAATCCACAGCCCATTGTTGGGCACTGTAGGGCTGGTGTTCTGACCAGACCTGATTGTTCATGTCAGACTTTGAACCAGCCCCCGGCCCTCCTCCTCTGCCCACCTTGAGGAGAATTCAGAGGTCAGACAGAGAGCAGCCAAGCACAGTAATGCTGACAGGGAGATGAGATCTGAGGTCTGTCTGGGAAATAGGAAAGGGACAGAGATTAGACACCAATGGACTTGGCAGAGTTACAGCTGGACACAGCTGGGGAATACCCAACAAACATCAGCACAACTTCAGTCTTTATTGCTATCATCAATCATCAACTCAAACAAGATAAACTGTAACAAAAAGTGAATTATTGGGAAACTAAACCTGATGCATATGAGTTTAGTAAACAGCACCTAAGGACATAGACACACAAATAAATATGCATAGGccacacattttttaaatgtatacagGTTTTAGACTTCATGATATCGGTGTTTTACATTTTCATTACTCAAACATGATCAACATCTGGGATATTGAATGTTTAATCCCCCTGTATAAGAATGACTTGCATCACATCACAAAATAAACTTCTCTCCTCAAACTTTACTCAGGCAAACGTGTTAGGGTTTGTGACAATGAGTTTCAATTGACAGGAGAGGGCGCTAGATCATAGAAAATGACAGTGTAGCTCTGTTCTCCAAGGAGAACAACAGCCCAATAGAGATGTCTAGAATGTAACATTTTTGAACAAATATAAAATATCATATTTATTAAATAGTTTGATGTACTTTCTTTAAATACTCAAAATATTTATTTGTGTAGTGTAATAATTTGTGTTCTGAAAGAAAAGTATtctaaacaaaaacaaacaaacaaaaaaaaaaaatatatatatatatatacataaaatacagtgccttcggaaagtattcagaccccttgactttttccacattttattatgttacagtcttattctaaaatggattaaatacataaaaatcctcagcaatctacacacaataccccataatgacaaaacgaaaacaggtctttagaaatgtttgctaatgtattaaacataaacaacagaaattccttatttacataagtattcagaccctttgctatgagacaagaaattgagctcaggtgcatcctgtttccattgatcatccttgagatgtttcaacaacttgattggagtccacctttggtaaattcaattgattggacatgatttggaaaggcacacacctgtctatataaggtcccacagttgacagtgcatgtcagagcagaaaccaagccataaggtcgaaggaattgaccgtagagctccgagacaggattgtgtcgaggcacagaactggggaagggtaccaaaaaatgtctgcagcattgaaggtccccaagaacacagtggcctccatcattcttaaatggaagaagtttggaacctccaagactcttcctagagctggccgcccggccaaactgagcaatcgggggagaagggccttggtcagggaggtgaccaagaacccgatggtcactctgacaaagctctagagttcctctgtggagatgggagaaccttccagaaggacaaccatctctgcagcactccactaatcaggcctttatggtagtggccagatggaagccactcctcagtaaaaggcagcccgcttggagtttgccaaaatgcacctaaagactctcagaccatgagaaacaagattctctggtctgatgataccaagattgaactctttggcctgaatgccaagcatcacgtctggaagaaacctggcaccatccctatggtgaagcatggtggtggcagcatcatgctgtggggatgtttttcagcggcagggactaggagactagtcaggatcaaagatgaacggagcaaagtacagagagatccttgatgaaaacctgctccagagtgcacaggacctcagactggggcgaaggttcaccttccaacaggacaatgacccaaagtacacagccaagacaacgcaggagtggcttcgggacaagtctctgaatgtccttgagtggcccagccagagcccagacttgaacccgatctagcatctctggagagacctgaaaatagctgtgcagcaacgctcctcatccaacctgacggagcttgagaggatcatcagagaagaatggcagaaactccccaaatacaggtgtgccaagcttgtagcgtcatacccaagaagactcagtgctgtaatcgctgccaaaggtgcttcaacaaagtactgagtaaagggtctgaatacttatgtaaatgtgatatattttcattttttataaattagattgatgaggggaaaaaacgatttaatcaattttagaataaggctgtaacataacaaaatgtggaaaaagtcaaggggtctgaatactttccgaacacactgtatatatatatattcatcaaAGCCCCTGCCTGTTATAcacagagtttattcagtgtttCCAGTGGGCCCCAAAGCTATAGTGAAGGGGCTTTTCCAGGAAACCATAGCTGTGTGCTACTTACACACTGAACCAGCATTCACAGCTCTGACAGAGACATAAAAGGAAGATGGTGACTGACTCGTGAGTCACAGACTCAGGGTGGTGGGGGGGAACCAAGATGGAGTTCATCATGTGGGCAAGAAAACAAGCAAGACATCCTGAGTATCTCTGTAAACAAAGTCCACTCTGTCAAGATCATGTTAATCATTGACCAATGAACatatggctccaccccctttacTCTGTATTTTGGGAGAGCCTAGGGTCCTGGTATCTGAAGGCAGATGGTGATCTGCATGAGACAATAACAGGTTAGGTTATGTCTCCCTGCAGCGTGAGTAATACAGTCATACAGAATACATCACCCATTAAAGCAAGGGCATTTGTCCAGATAAGCTTTAAGGGGACAAAATAACACAGTATAAGAACAGATAAGGTTGCCATTCAGTAGTAGCCTACTTTTCAGTAGTTTGAACTGACTAACCTCTCACATGAGCTTCAGATTCTTTGGTCTGACCCTTTAAAGCAAAGGGTCAAGTATTGAGCTATTTTGTGTGGATAAATGTTATTTCCTGTCCATTTAGAGAGGAAATGTGTTGTTTATGGTTCAAATTATTAtcccaaaaaatataaaacatgGGTAACCTTGTGGGCTTGATGGTCACAGTGTGACATTGTTTCAATGAAAAGGAAACAACAGAGTGACTTTCACTTTCTGGTTGTGTAATGTCAAAATGGCAGCATTGtccttatttttttttatttatttttttttcctTATGTCCTTATCTTCTGTATGTTTGTTTCAAGTTTTAACAAAAAAAGTCCCATGACCTTCTAGTGTAATGATTTATTTGCTGAAGTAAATTGCCTATTAAAATAACCCCCTCTCAGTGTGGTGCAGAATTAACAGAATAAGTCATTTGTTGAAATTCATCATGATAAACACCCAAAAGATGCTCATAACTGATCAACAAAAATCTAATAAATTATTTCCTTGAATAGTTCAATAATGCTGAAACTAAATCATAGACCATTCTGGAACATGAGGTCACTATTCCCAGAGCTATCTATCCATGTGAAAGAAAACACGTTTCCGTGTTTTTATTTGGAATGAAAACATCTTCAAGAATTAGTAGAGTGAATCTACTCATCAGTCTCAAAATAAACGGGACAAAATGCATGTCATTTGTGAGCCTATTCAAAATACACAGACAACCGATTAAAGCAAACTATGGAGTACTATGTTACTATGCAGGAAAAAAAGACAGAAAGAATAGAGGAAAGTTGGGATTTGAGATCCACTGGGAACCTATGGGGACCACTATTTATAGCCGATTTCAGATGATAGATTTTGAACACTATAAATTAACATATTGTCATAATTGACTGTTTGAATAGTTGTGTGTGTAGTCTTCAATCCATTATTAATAGACACCATCACATTCACATTATCCAGGTAACACCCACCTACAATACATAATAGATAGCCTTCTCTGTCACGCTTTCacctataatatactgtatacctACACCTCAGCTGAATTATTCAGTCTTGCAGCGAGGGAGCTTGACATCCCACTGCCTAGTGCATAGTACTAAGAGATATAACACACAGAACGTGTTTGGGCACCAACGCAGTCAGAGATTAATACAATTTTCTTCTGTATATGCTGTCTCATAAAAGCCATCTTTTGTTTAGTATCGGCTATTCAGAGATTCACCGGCAGCACAGCACATTTATTATTATCGATTTATTTTCTGTTTGGAAAAAGAAAGTATTAATAGTAGGCTATGCTCACCGTCCATAAGCTATTATATTATCGACTACTGTTATTGTGATCAAATGTACAGAATTTGAAACATGCCTATATTGTAACCAGTACAACATGTCTCTGACTGTTTGGTCTGGCACAAAGACAATCATCATAACGTTGCTGTAAATATTTACAATAGAAATACCAATCCTGGACCTTTTCAATACGTTATCCCTAAATTGACCAATTATTGAACGAACCTCATATACCTTCTTATAGAAATAAGCCAATAGGTGTGATTTACTCATCCGCTGGTATCCAATCCATGAAGATGTGTACTATGCAATTACGTCACTCCAACGGCTTGCTGGCTCGCGTGATAGCCAATGGGGTACCAGCCCGTACACTCTTGCTGACTTAGTTATCCAATCAGCTGTGGTGCTTGGCTTTGTTGTTGGTGATGACATGAACTTATTTGTTGTTACTGGAAGGCGAGGGTAGAGTGTGGGAAGAAGGGTCCGGTTTGAGCGATTGATTTCGAAATTTTGAAAGAAAATACAAGGCTTTGTTTTCCCAGGTTTCAACGATAAAATAACAGAGGTGGGGTGAAAAGCGGTGAAGTAGGTGAATATGGACGAACTCAGGCATCAAGTGATGATCAACCAGTTTGTTTTGACTGCTGGTT from Coregonus clupeaformis isolate EN_2021a unplaced genomic scaffold, ASM2061545v1 scaf1138, whole genome shotgun sequence harbors:
- the LOC121585163 gene encoding forkhead box protein J1-A yields the protein MLSLSCADPWPEGSVGLEEEVVTAAAHSEELDLEDSSASAGCSSTGGSVNLDDSLTSLQWLQEFSILNANGTQQAPLSTHHQPHFFGHQQLGSEAPASPLAGDPASIGMPLTPGKPTAAAYCRVQSLSALPGLVAHGHCPDEVDYKTNPHIKPPYSYATLICMAMQASKKTKITLSCIYKWITDNFCYFRHADPTWQNSIRHNLSLNKCFIKVPRQKDEPGKGGFWKIDPQYAERLLNGAYKKRRMPPVQINPALQNRLRANPQPLPRGLCNPTGSQSGLCVNPEAQQLLREFEEATGADQNWDPCLAEGTMLGAWPMGKGGPGHKRKHQLGSRTAMVKVPRRSSSPLLSVEEHRELGSLKGNFDWDALLDSALSGELSLDVGGPLSPIPQEEDLMVRGTHICPLEAPAGTAESSHVMAETQRSSGADFEETFLATAFLQSPWPEEEEQGSTNFLCSSTVNLEQLFDLGDSLGGDLSSKIECLL